In Desulfobacterales bacterium, the following proteins share a genomic window:
- a CDS encoding B12-binding domain-containing radical SAM protein: protein MKVLFCIYQIDFADHIALAYLSAIAKKMGHSTHLCVLSDSKLQDVVSNIKPDVVAYSANIYGFEEMVAAHKLAKKNHNFVSIMGGPQPTFSPETFEFSDVDAYCVGEGEGAFSDFLKCIEHGDSFDNVLNLITRQKENPVRPLIRNLDDIPFPDRDLVISNSYLKDVSKKTFYATRGCPFKCKYCCNNYYHELYRGKGPIVRRFSVDRIIREIEYVKAHYKTNFIKFGDDIFALKADEWLEEFTEIYSKRIGIPFNCYLRFDMVNEKLLSLLKKAGCYSVHLSVDSTSEIVREKILGRHMKRVDITDKLRMIRSFGINTWVNFMLAAPESTLQNDLDSIMLGKKGKVTYSSYSTTVPLKGTALYDYCLAHNLIDPKTHKSDMIGCSQASTLSCFSHKEKDIRFNIYLLGAIIAKLPFPFDKFATQLIKVIPPNKFFRSMRQLYYKYSIENRIFKLHV, encoded by the coding sequence ATGAAAGTTCTTTTTTGTATTTATCAAATAGATTTTGCTGATCATATTGCATTAGCTTATCTCTCCGCCATTGCTAAAAAAATGGGGCATTCGACGCATCTTTGTGTATTGAGCGATTCAAAACTACAAGATGTGGTAAGCAACATTAAGCCGGATGTTGTAGCGTATTCCGCAAATATTTATGGCTTTGAGGAAATGGTTGCTGCTCATAAGTTAGCAAAAAAAAATCATAATTTTGTTTCAATTATGGGCGGACCTCAACCTACTTTTAGCCCTGAAACTTTTGAATTTTCAGATGTAGATGCTTACTGCGTTGGTGAAGGTGAAGGCGCATTTTCAGATTTTTTAAAATGTATAGAGCACGGCGATAGCTTCGATAATGTTCTTAATTTGATAACCCGACAGAAAGAGAACCCGGTACGTCCACTGATTAGGAACTTGGATGATATTCCATTTCCTGACAGGGACTTAGTAATATCCAATTCCTATCTAAAAGATGTTTCAAAGAAGACTTTTTATGCTACTCGTGGTTGTCCATTTAAATGTAAATATTGTTGCAATAATTATTATCATGAGCTTTATCGAGGCAAGGGACCAATTGTAAGACGTTTTTCCGTGGATAGAATTATTCGTGAAATAGAATATGTTAAAGCTCATTACAAAACCAATTTTATTAAATTCGGAGACGATATATTTGCTCTTAAAGCAGATGAATGGCTTGAAGAATTTACTGAAATTTACTCCAAACGCATAGGCATACCATTTAATTGTTATTTGCGTTTTGATATGGTAAACGAAAAATTACTCTCTTTACTAAAAAAGGCCGGATGCTATTCAGTCCATCTTTCAGTGGACAGTACATCTGAAATAGTAAGGGAAAAAATTTTAGGGCGTCACATGAAACGGGTCGATATTACTGACAAGCTCAGAATGATACGTTCTTTTGGTATTAATACATGGGTAAATTTTATGTTAGCTGCCCCGGAATCTACATTACAAAATGATTTAGATTCCATAATGTTAGGTAAAAAAGGAAAAGTGACTTATTCTTCTTATAGCACTACTGTTCCACTAAAAGGAACTGCATTGTACGATTATTGTTTAGCGCATAACTTAATTGACCCAAAAACTCACAAAAGTGATATGATAGGATGTTCTCAAGCATCCACACTTTCCTGCTTTTCTCATAAAGAGAAAGATATTCGTTTTAATATTTACTTGTTGGGAGCTATTATTGCTAAGTTACCTTTCCCATTTGATAAATTTGCTACTCAATTGATAAAAGTTATACCGCCTAATAAATTTTTTAGAAGTATGCGTCAACTTTATTATAAATACAGTATTGAAAATCGAATATTCAAACTTCACGTTTAA
- a CDS encoding dTDP-4-dehydrorhamnose 3,5-epimerase family protein — protein sequence MIIEKTKLDGVLLIKPHVFEDHRGQYIETYNEKLYHEHKIDVKFVQDDISISSKHVLRGIHGDAETWKLISCLHGKFYLVVVNCDQESKNVGNWQAFTLSEYNRHQVLVPPKYGNGHLVLSEKAIFHYKQNTYYNPKGQFTYKWNDPKLNIWWPIKNPILSQRDEFGYFAE from the coding sequence ATGATTATTGAAAAAACAAAATTAGATGGTGTTCTTTTGATCAAACCTCATGTTTTTGAAGATCACAGAGGACAATACATTGAGACTTACAATGAAAAACTCTACCATGAACATAAAATCGATGTAAAATTTGTTCAGGATGATATTTCTATTTCCTCTAAGCATGTGCTAAGGGGAATACATGGGGATGCCGAAACATGGAAGCTTATTTCCTGCCTGCATGGCAAATTTTATCTGGTTGTGGTGAACTGTGATCAGGAATCAAAAAATGTCGGCAATTGGCAGGCATTTACTCTATCGGAATATAATAGACATCAGGTGTTGGTTCCTCCGAAATATGGCAATGGTCATCTGGTATTAAGTGAAAAGGCGATTTTTCATTATAAGCAAAACACCTATTACAATCCTAAAGGTCAGTTCACTTATAAATGGAATGATCCAAAACTTAATATCTGGTGGCCTATAAAAAATCCGATTCTCTCGCAGAGAGATGAATTTGGATATTTTGCTGAATAA
- a CDS encoding SDR family oxidoreductase, with the protein MNIGIKGKFAFVTGGSRGIGKSIALGLAEEGCNIAISARNRIVLEKTVHEIKEKINVDVLGITADASIADDIKKSMDIIRAKWGKLHILVNNVGGGGRWGNEVPDKNDDNVWLEVFNKNTMAAIRYTMAALPLMRQQKWGRVVTITSIYGREGGGRPWFNMAKAAQTSLMKTLAMQTDLARSCITFNSVAPGAIMIPDTGWENERKKDTKAFEEMVNRNFTLGRLGTPEEVSNIVVFLCSEKASLINGASIAVDGGQSRAF; encoded by the coding sequence ATGAATATAGGTATTAAAGGAAAATTTGCGTTCGTAACGGGTGGAAGCCGTGGCATCGGAAAAAGCATAGCTTTAGGACTTGCAGAAGAAGGATGCAATATTGCTATTTCTGCACGTAACAGAATTGTTCTTGAGAAGACCGTCCATGAAATAAAAGAAAAAATAAATGTTGATGTGCTGGGAATAACGGCAGATGCTTCAATCGCTGATGATATAAAAAAATCAATGGACATTATTCGTGCAAAGTGGGGAAAGCTTCATATTCTCGTAAATAATGTGGGCGGCGGTGGACGATGGGGAAATGAAGTCCCGGATAAAAACGATGATAATGTTTGGCTTGAAGTTTTTAATAAAAACACTATGGCTGCTATTCGATATACAATGGCTGCTCTCCCATTAATGCGGCAACAAAAATGGGGAAGAGTTGTAACAATTACTTCAATTTATGGCAGAGAAGGTGGCGGACGACCTTGGTTTAATATGGCAAAAGCAGCGCAAACAAGCCTTATGAAAACTCTTGCGATGCAGACAGATCTTGCAAGAAGCTGTATTACATTCAATTCCGTAGCTCCTGGTGCGATTATGATACCTGATACAGGATGGGAAAATGAACGTAAAAAAGATACCAAAGCTTTTGAAGAAATGGTAAATCGAAATTTTACATTAGGAAGATTAGGTACTCCAGAAGAAGTATCGAATATAGTTGTGTTTTTATGCTCTGAAAAAGCCTCATTAATAAATGGAGCGTCTATTGCAGTTGACGGTGGGCAGAGTAGAGCATTTTGA
- a CDS encoding NAD-dependent epimerase/dehydratase family protein — MLKDEIINSFENANILVTGGTGLIGRQLSKILCDAGANLKIVSLDKINVDNRAKHVLGDLTDFNLCKELTKDIDFVFHLSGIKGSIEVTKSKPASFFIPLLMMNTNMLEACRLNKVKKTVYTSSIGAYPSAEVFRETDNNEGPPMDMFPGWAKRMAEMQIQAYKIQYDLKNFTVVRPCNVYGPGDNFDPKNAMVIPTLMHRIFNKENPVIVWGDGSAIRDFAYSRDVAEGVILALYHGTKEYPFVNLGSGKGYTIKDLVETLHTFLDFNFEFDTTKPSGFPKRIMDISIAKEVINYNPSTTLLDGLRETWEWFINNQNEYLEKKNYFKEDV; from the coding sequence ATGCTCAAGGATGAAATAATCAACAGTTTTGAAAATGCAAATATTTTAGTTACGGGCGGAACTGGTCTTATTGGACGCCAGCTTTCCAAAATACTTTGTGATGCCGGAGCCAATTTAAAAATAGTCTCACTGGACAAGATAAATGTTGATAACAGGGCAAAGCACGTTTTGGGTGACTTAACTGATTTCAATTTATGCAAAGAACTGACAAAAGATATTGATTTTGTTTTTCATTTGTCTGGTATCAAAGGTTCGATTGAAGTTACAAAATCGAAACCCGCCAGTTTTTTTATACCGCTCCTTATGATGAATACTAATATGCTTGAAGCTTGCCGACTGAACAAAGTCAAAAAAACTGTCTATACAAGCTCCATAGGAGCCTATCCCAGTGCGGAAGTTTTTAGGGAGACAGATAATAACGAAGGACCTCCCATGGATATGTTTCCTGGATGGGCAAAACGAATGGCTGAGATGCAGATTCAGGCATATAAAATTCAATACGATCTAAAAAATTTTACCGTTGTCCGCCCTTGTAATGTTTATGGTCCTGGTGATAATTTTGATCCTAAAAACGCTATGGTTATTCCCACACTGATGCATCGTATATTCAATAAAGAAAATCCTGTGATTGTCTGGGGCGATGGCTCGGCAATACGAGATTTTGCATACAGCAGGGATGTAGCAGAAGGTGTTATTCTTGCTCTTTATCATGGAACGAAAGAGTATCCATTTGTAAATTTAGGGAGCGGCAAAGGATACACCATTAAAGATTTAGTTGAGACATTACATACTTTCCTTGACTTTAATTTTGAGTTTGACACAACTAAGCCATCCGGGTTTCCAAAAAGAATTATGGATATTTCTATAGCTAAAGAAGTTATTAATTACAATCCATCAACTACGCTTTTAGATGGACTCAGGGAAACATGGGAATGGTTCATCAACAATCAGAATGAATATTTAGAAAAAAAGAATTATTTCAAGGAGGATGTTTAG
- a CDS encoding kinase, giving the protein MIITRTPFRIAFFGGGTDYPVYYKEHGGSVLNTTINKYCYITCRYLPPFFEYNYLIRYSKNELLKYIEEIQHPSVRECLKFVGIEKGIEMVHTADVPAMSGIGSSSSFTVGFLNAIYALQGKMVTKRKLAMDAIYIEQERIKEHVGSQDQVAASFGGFNRIDFGGNEEIFVQPITITEEKLQYLQDRLLFYFTGFARFSSDIAKEQIKQTPKKITELRRMKEMVDESIQILNGKTENIDDFGKLLHESWKLKRSLTSKITNEKINEIYEAGIRSGATGGKICGAGGGGFILFFVPPEKKADVLEKLKNFLNVPFRFENIGTHVVHYSL; this is encoded by the coding sequence ATGATAATTACCAGAACTCCTTTTCGTATTGCTTTTTTCGGTGGTGGTACAGATTATCCAGTTTATTACAAGGAACATGGTGGCTCTGTTTTAAACACGACAATTAATAAATATTGTTATATTACATGCCGTTATCTTCCGCCTTTTTTTGAATACAATTATCTCATTCGTTACTCAAAAAATGAACTCCTTAAATACATAGAGGAAATTCAACATCCTTCAGTTAGGGAATGCCTGAAGTTTGTAGGTATTGAAAAAGGAATTGAAATGGTTCATACAGCGGATGTTCCTGCTATGTCAGGTATCGGTTCGAGTTCATCTTTTACAGTTGGATTTCTTAATGCTATATACGCATTACAAGGGAAAATGGTTACCAAACGCAAGCTTGCAATGGATGCTATCTATATAGAACAGGAGCGTATTAAAGAACATGTCGGCTCACAAGATCAAGTAGCTGCATCATTTGGAGGATTTAACAGAATAGATTTCGGAGGAAACGAAGAAATTTTTGTCCAGCCGATTACTATAACAGAAGAAAAACTACAGTATCTTCAAGACCGTCTTCTTTTTTATTTTACAGGATTTGCCAGATTCTCGTCAGATATTGCTAAAGAACAAATTAAACAAACTCCTAAAAAAATTACAGAATTACGTCGTATGAAAGAAATGGTTGATGAATCTATTCAAATTTTAAACGGAAAAACAGAGAACATAGATGATTTTGGGAAATTGCTTCACGAATCATGGAAACTCAAAAGAAGCCTAACCTCTAAAATTACTAACGAAAAAATTAACGAAATTTATGAAGCTGGTATACGGTCAGGCGCAACCGGTGGAAAAATCTGCGGAGCAGGAGGAGGTGGTTTTATTTTATTTTTCGTACCACCAGAGAAAAAAGCAGATGTTCTGGAAAAATTAAAAAATTTTCTCAATGTGCCTTTTCGATTTGAAAATATAGGCACACATGTGGTTCATTATTCATTATAA
- a CDS encoding NAD(P)-dependent oxidoreductase — protein MFNGKNILITGGSGFVGSNLIKQLLEMGANVRATLHKKDAVIKDNRIDYVWCDLLLSQDCRHICRDMDYVFLCAANTSGAAVMENTPLVHLTPNIIMNALMLEAAYAAHVEKLLFISSNTVYPLTDYPVKEDDVTNDFFEKYYIVGWMKRFSEIMCEMYSTKIKKPMQTVIVRPANIYGPLDDFEWETSHVLPALIRRVVERHAPIKIWGDGKDIKDFIYIDDFIEGMLLAIEKINGFDVVNIASGNKYNLRDIMDTIIRLNGYENAEIRYDLSKPTMIPKRLIDPSKAKNLFGFESKTSIEDGLKKTIEWYRKTLL, from the coding sequence ATGTTTAATGGGAAAAATATATTGATAACTGGAGGTTCAGGCTTTGTGGGATCAAACCTGATCAAACAGCTTCTTGAAATGGGCGCTAATGTAAGAGCCACTCTTCACAAAAAAGATGCTGTGATAAAAGATAATCGGATTGATTATGTCTGGTGTGATTTGTTATTATCACAGGATTGCCGGCATATATGTCGTGATATGGATTATGTCTTTCTGTGCGCTGCTAATACTTCAGGAGCAGCTGTCATGGAAAATACACCGTTGGTGCACCTGACGCCAAATATCATTATGAACGCACTCATGCTTGAAGCCGCTTATGCTGCTCATGTTGAAAAGTTGTTATTTATAAGCAGCAACACGGTTTATCCGCTTACCGACTATCCGGTAAAAGAAGACGATGTGACAAATGATTTTTTTGAAAAATACTATATTGTCGGGTGGATGAAACGGTTTTCTGAGATTATGTGTGAAATGTATTCAACAAAAATAAAAAAGCCCATGCAAACAGTGATTGTTCGTCCGGCAAACATTTATGGACCCTTGGATGATTTTGAATGGGAAACTTCTCATGTTCTGCCTGCTTTGATACGTAGAGTTGTGGAACGCCATGCCCCTATTAAGATTTGGGGAGATGGGAAAGACATCAAAGATTTTATATATATTGATGATTTTATTGAAGGTATGCTATTAGCTATTGAAAAGATCAATGGATTTGATGTAGTCAATATTGCCAGTGGAAACAAGTATAATTTGAGAGATATTATGGATACTATTATTCGACTTAACGGCTATGAAAATGCTGAAATACGTTATGATTTATCTAAGCCAACCATGATTCCAAAGAGGCTTATTGATCCTTCTAAAGCAAAAAATCTATTTGGTTTTGAGTCTAAAACAAGTATTGAAGATGGGTTGAAAAAAACCATTGAGTGGTATCGGAAGACTTTATTATGA